GGAGCGACGGGGCGCGGGTCGAGGAAGTCCCGCAGACGGGCCGCGTCCACATGACCGACCGAGTGCGCGGCGATGTCCGCGACCTCGTAGCGGCACACACTGCCGTCGATGATTCGCCGGGAGGGAGGAGCGATGATGTAGCCGCCGTCGCCCCGGAAGTCGACGCCCGCGGTGGCTGCCTGCCACGACCGCTGCTCGCGGCCCGGGGTCGCCGGGAAGTACACGTGCGCGCCTCCGGTGGGTGTGCGCACGAGCAGACCCGCGCCATCGACGAGCCCCGCGTCGGTGGCGCGCTGGAACGCCGCGCGGCCGTCGTGGGGGCCGTGGACATCGACATCGACGACGACAACGCCGGATGGAGCGCCGGTCGGGATGCCGATGTTCGCGTTCGGTGTGCGCGACCACCACGCGGCAACCTGTTCCGGGTCGCTGCTCGCATCGAGGAACCCACGGCGGGTCAGCGGACGCTTCCCCTCGACGACGCACGGAAACACGGGCACGCCAGCCGCCGCGAGGCTCCGCGCCGCGAGCCCCAGGCTCGGTGAACGATCCACGCGAATGAGCGCCGCCAGGACATCGAATGCTTCGGGCATCACAGCCTCCGCCCTGCCAGCGCTGGCGCCGACGCAGCACGCGGACGATCGGTCTCCACCGAGTTCGCAGCCGTACGGGAGGTGCGCGGACTGGGAGCGTCGCGTTCGAGTCCGGGCGGGGTGCCGTCGCCGACCTGGAGCGTGTCGAGCTGGTCGAGGATCGCCAGCGCGGTCTTCCGCACCCGCTCGCCGGTGGACTGCACCACCTGGACGGGCTCTTGGCCGTCCACGCGGGCGGCCCAGGTCGAGACGTACGGGATCGTGTACCCGGTGGTGTCCATGCCGTGCGCGGCACCGATCATCAGCGCGACGGACTCGGCTTCGACCTCGCGGATGCCGCGATGCTGACGTGCTTCCTCGTCGTCGGGATCGTGCATCAGCACGTGCGCCAGCTCGTGCGCGAGCGTCTTGACCTGCGCAGCAGGGTCCATGTTCTCCCGCACCGCTACCGTGCGCTCCTCATAGTCGGTCATGCCGTTCGCGCCGGAGATCATCCCCTCGTGTGGCACCCGCAGCACCTCGAACCCCGCGCCGCGAATCTGCCCGGCCAGCCCGTCCCACAGCCCCGAGGGTGCTTCGCCTTCCAGCAGCGTCGGAGCGGGCGGAACTGGCAATGGTTCTCCGTCGGTCTGGGAGGCATCCCACACGTAGGCCGGCCGGGCTCCGACCATCCGCGAGCGCACCACCTCGCCGGCCTTCGGCGTCTCCCTCGGCCCGAGCCGCCGCCACGAGCCCGCATCGGCAGGGGTCGCGGTGGCGAACCGGCCCGTCACGGGCGCGAAGATCATGTAGCCCGGCTGGCCCTTCATCACCTGCCGACCGAGCCCCTGCCACTGCCGGTACCCGGCAACCAGGGTGGGGAAGGGTTCGGGCACGCGGCCTGCCTCGAACGCGGCTTCGTGCTGCACCCAGATCAGCATCGTGTTGTTGAACGACCGCGACCGGAACCGCGCCGCGAAGGCGAGCGCCTGGCGCCAGTCGTCACCCGAGACCAGCGACTCGACCGCGCCGGTCAGCTTCTCGTGCAGCTCGTCGAGCTTCGCCTCTCGCGCCGCGCGGGCGTCCTCGTTCGATGCCATGCTCCGGCCTCCTCTTCGGCGGGCCGCGACGCGGCTGCGCGCGGCGGTACACCTGGCAGGTAGGCGCGAACACCCGCGCCCAGACCGTGAGCTGGACATCGTTCACCTCCTTGAGGCAGCCCGAGCCGAGACCGGGACGCAACATTGAGCATGCTCAAAATGCCCCGGAGTCCTGTTCTAACACTGACCGTTGAGCATGCGCAAGCCTTGATTTGTGCATGCTCAACGAGTACGGTTGAGCATGCACAACCACCTTCTGGGTGGACTACATCGATGCCTTGCCCGTTGCGAAGGGAAGGGGGTCACCGTCATGACCGAAGACGAGAGCCAGGCTGCGGCCGAAGACCTCGCCAAACGTCTGCGGCTCCTGATGGATGTCGCCGTCGCCGAGTCCGGCACGGAGCCGACCTACTCGCAGATCGCCGGCTACCTCCAAGAACGAGGCACCAACCTGTCGCGGTCGCGCTGGACGTACATGGTCAACGGCCACCGCTACGTCCAAGACCCCGCCGTCTTCGAAGGGCTCGCGGAGTTCTTCGACGTGGACGCCGCGTTCCTGCTCGGCGAGGACGGTGCTGCCACTCCCGAGAAGGTCTCTGCGCAGCTCGACCTGGTTCGGTCCATGCGTGCCGCGAAGGTGAAGTCCTACGCTGCCCGCACCCTCGGCGATATCTCGCCGAAAGCACTCCACGCCATCACCAAGTTCCTGGACGAGGAAATGACACACAT
Above is a window of Propioniciclava coleopterorum DNA encoding:
- a CDS encoding bifunctional DNA primase/polymerase; the protein is MPEAFDVLAALIRVDRSPSLGLAARSLAAAGVPVFPCVVEGKRPLTRRGFLDASSDPEQVAAWWSRTPNANIGIPTGAPSGVVVVDVDVHGPHDGRAAFQRATDAGLVDGAGLLVRTPTGGAHVYFPATPGREQRSWQAATAGVDFRGDGGYIIAPPSRRIIDGSVCRYEVADIAAHSVGHVDAARLRDFLDPRPVAPLRASSGSMDEDAERLATWVAGRGEGERNRGLFWAACRLAENGVSPAEALDALGAAAQSAGLGDREITTTVRSAYRATQPASEVTPGGRSQSAGRWFGRSASPPSAALGRAGL
- a CDS encoding ImmA/IrrE family metallo-endopeptidase, producing the protein MASNEDARAAREAKLDELHEKLTGAVESLVSGDDWRQALAFAARFRSRSFNNTMLIWVQHEAAFEAGRVPEPFPTLVAGYRQWQGLGRQVMKGQPGYMIFAPVTGRFATATPADAGSWRRLGPRETPKAGEVVRSRMVGARPAYVWDASQTDGEPLPVPPAPTLLEGEAPSGLWDGLAGQIRGAGFEVLRVPHEGMISGANGMTDYEERTVAVRENMDPAAQVKTLAHELAHVLMHDPDDEEARQHRGIREVEAESVALMIGAAHGMDTTGYTIPYVSTWAARVDGQEPVQVVQSTGERVRKTALAILDQLDTLQVGDGTPPGLERDAPSPRTSRTAANSVETDRPRAASAPALAGRRL